Proteins encoded by one window of Candidatus Nitrosocosmicus hydrocola:
- a CDS encoding bifunctional 5,10-methylenetetrahydrofolate dehydrogenase/5,10-methenyltetrahydrofolate cyclohydrolase, whose translation MTAKIIDGLTVSQHIKERLKIEIEDLIKLGITPCLATILTGDDPPSLIYVNNKQKSANSIGIKTLDYRLDKSVSEKELIQIIEKLNSDPAVHGILLQLPLPDHLDEDKVINKIDPSKDVDGLTFVNAGLLISNHAKLIPCTPLGIMELLHYYDLNLDGLSVLIINRSNLVGKPLVSLLLEKNATVTVAHTHTKDLAHFSQHADIIITAVGKRESFTLTAEMIKEGAIIIDVGTNRVNGKLCGDIDFDKVEKKAGYVTPVPGGVGPMTICMLLKNTVEASKLAS comes from the coding sequence TTGACAGCCAAAATCATTGATGGGTTAACAGTTTCGCAGCACATAAAGGAAAGACTAAAAATTGAAATTGAGGATTTGATCAAATTAGGCATAACTCCGTGCTTGGCAACGATATTGACAGGTGATGACCCTCCATCGCTAATTTATGTTAATAACAAACAAAAATCAGCAAATTCAATAGGGATAAAGACTTTGGATTATCGTCTGGATAAGAGCGTTTCTGAAAAAGAACTAATTCAGATTATTGAGAAATTAAATTCGGATCCAGCTGTTCATGGAATATTGTTACAATTGCCATTACCCGACCATTTAGATGAAGATAAAGTCATTAACAAAATAGACCCCTCAAAAGATGTCGACGGTTTAACGTTTGTTAACGCCGGGCTATTAATTAGCAATCATGCAAAATTGATACCCTGTACGCCACTTGGCATAATGGAACTACTTCATTATTATGACCTAAATCTGGATGGCCTATCGGTCTTAATCATAAATAGAAGCAACTTAGTTGGAAAACCATTGGTAAGTCTCTTGCTGGAAAAAAATGCTACCGTTACCGTTGCACATACTCACACTAAAGATCTTGCTCATTTTTCACAACATGCAGATATCATTATCACTGCGGTTGGCAAACGGGAGTCTTTCACACTTACTGCAGAGATGATTAAGGAGGGAGCTATCATAATTGATGTCGGGACTAATAGAGTAAATGGTAAATTGTGTGGCGATATTGATTTTGATAAAGTTGAGAAAAAGGCAGGATATGTTACACCGGTTCCTGGTGGAGTTGGACCTATGACAATTTGTATGCTATTAAAGAATACTGTTGAAGCTAGCAAATTGGCAAGTTGA
- a CDS encoding methionine--tRNA ligase produces the protein MTENTSSNIKEISFEEFTNVDLKVGKIVSVEGLEGYKKILKITVDIGNEKRVVMSGIAKYYKPDEIMNKNVIVCTNLAPRKFGDQTSNGMLLAATSEDGKPVLLTVMEDIEPGSQVS, from the coding sequence ATGACAGAAAATACTAGCAGCAATATAAAGGAAATTAGTTTTGAGGAATTTACTAATGTTGACCTAAAAGTAGGCAAAATAGTGAGTGTCGAGGGTTTAGAAGGTTATAAAAAGATCTTAAAAATAACTGTGGATATTGGCAATGAAAAACGGGTTGTAATGTCTGGAATTGCGAAATATTACAAACCAGATGAGATTATGAACAAAAATGTGATTGTATGTACAAACTTGGCCCCACGAAAATTCGGAGATCAGACATCAAATGGGATGTTACTAGCAGCCACTTCTGAAGATGGTAAACCAGTTTTGCTGACCGTAATGGAAGACATTGAGCCAGGATCTCAAGTCTCTTGA
- the rpsJ gene encoding 30S ribosomal protein S10, whose translation MPQEARIKLTSTNLLTLENVCTEIKDIGEKNGIRLKGPHPLPTKKMRVVTRKSPCGQGTNTWDKYELRVHRRVIDLGADDRSIRQLMRLKIPEDVYIEVSLTQ comes from the coding sequence ATGCCTCAAGAAGCTCGAATCAAATTGACAAGCACTAACCTGCTAACTTTAGAAAATGTATGTACTGAAATTAAAGACATTGGAGAGAAAAACGGAATTCGATTAAAGGGACCTCATCCTTTACCGACAAAAAAAATGAGGGTCGTGACCAGAAAATCCCCATGTGGACAAGGAACAAACACATGGGATAAATACGAACTCAGAGTTCACAGAAGAGTAATCGATTTGGGTGCAGATGATAGATCTATCCGACAGCTAATGCGTCTTAAGATTCCAGAAGACGTATATATTGAGGTATCACTAACCCAATAA
- a CDS encoding tRNA (adenine-N1)-methyltransferase, with protein sequence MLIEEGSLVLYFYNSDKKWLIKVEKEKKLHTHLGIVDVGASIGLEYGSSIYTNKDKRIFLLPPNIYDFVMKSQRTTQIVYPKDYGYIAARTGLKNGSQVLEIGTGSAALSTFLASIVMPSGHVHTFDINEDFMSIAKKNLEKSGMDAYVTQHKYDPESISQLHNIDLVIIDLGDPWNYLEIVHPVMKSGGSIACICPTMNQLEMLATHFFHGGFVDSDCIETFIRKIEAREGKTRPSMRMIGHTTYLGFARKVLK encoded by the coding sequence GTGTTAATAGAAGAAGGATCGTTGGTACTTTACTTTTACAATAGCGACAAGAAGTGGTTAATAAAGGTTGAGAAGGAGAAAAAACTTCACACCCATCTAGGAATTGTCGATGTTGGAGCCTCAATAGGATTAGAATACGGTTCCAGTATTTATACGAATAAAGACAAAAGAATTTTCCTTTTGCCTCCTAACATTTATGATTTTGTGATGAAGTCGCAAAGAACGACTCAGATAGTCTATCCAAAAGACTATGGTTACATTGCAGCTAGAACAGGATTGAAAAATGGATCACAAGTATTGGAAATAGGAACTGGGAGTGCTGCCCTTTCTACCTTCCTAGCAAGTATCGTAATGCCTAGTGGCCATGTACACACATTTGACATCAACGAAGACTTCATGTCGATAGCCAAAAAGAATCTCGAAAAATCTGGAATGGATGCTTATGTTACTCAACATAAATATGACCCAGAAAGTATAAGTCAACTTCACAACATAGATTTAGTAATAATAGATTTAGGGGATCCTTGGAATTATCTAGAAATTGTACATCCAGTAATGAAGAGCGGTGGATCAATCGCATGTATTTGTCCAACCATGAACCAGTTAGAGATGTTAGCGACTCACTTTTTCCATGGGGGTTTTGTTGATTCAGATTGTATAGAGACTTTTATCAGGAAAATAGAAGCAAGGGAGGGTAAGACTAGACCCTCGATGCGCATGATAGGTCACACCACGTATTTGGGATTCGCTCGAAAGGTTTTGAAATAG
- a CDS encoding glycosyltransferase, with protein MDITLLINYLFSVIVLGALGIWIYLFTVLKKSFTLSPVMHKGNEFHGEDELVSVIIPARNEEKYIQKCVASLLDQEMNNYEILLIDDSSTDSTFEIIQEYRENKRIRIFRAGPKPEGWIGKNWPCYIGYSNAKGKYLMFTDADTIHSSNSIKDSVDTLRKEKLDVLTAVPKLKYPNLIVKLVLPILSVFMFSRYSPMRVNDPKVKIGYLFGSFFVITRDCYERVGTHEAVKTEIVEDGALGKKLKEEGYKLKMFRGENLLEAFWARDFGTLWNSLKRLIIPLFFTDRTNSIVMTVGIFLLMGFPFLVILYSVLVLVLNPEPNLSVYLLLGFSIACVVSIFIVNYYQLKKANTHNTLYFLGAPIGCLIVSFSFMWSILISKNNAKITWRDREYNYNNGLNF; from the coding sequence TTGGATATTACTTTGTTGATTAATTACTTATTTTCAGTAATAGTTTTGGGTGCCTTGGGAATCTGGATCTATCTCTTTACTGTTCTTAAAAAATCATTTACATTATCTCCAGTTATGCACAAAGGTAATGAATTTCATGGAGAAGATGAATTGGTAAGTGTAATCATACCAGCTAGAAATGAAGAAAAATACATCCAGAAATGTGTTGCAAGTCTGTTGGATCAAGAGATGAACAATTATGAAATCTTGTTGATTGATGACAGTTCTACCGATTCTACATTCGAAATTATCCAAGAATATAGAGAGAACAAGAGAATTCGAATATTTCGGGCTGGACCCAAACCCGAAGGATGGATTGGAAAAAATTGGCCATGCTATATTGGATATTCTAACGCGAAGGGAAAGTACTTGATGTTTACTGATGCAGATACAATTCATTCTAGTAATAGTATTAAGGATTCAGTAGATACTCTTAGGAAGGAAAAACTGGACGTTTTAACTGCCGTTCCTAAACTGAAATATCCCAATCTTATAGTCAAACTGGTATTGCCGATTCTCTCTGTATTCATGTTTAGTAGGTACTCTCCAATGAGAGTAAATGATCCCAAGGTAAAAATAGGCTATCTCTTTGGGAGCTTTTTTGTTATAACTCGTGATTGTTATGAACGCGTTGGAACTCATGAGGCTGTAAAAACTGAAATAGTTGAGGATGGTGCATTAGGAAAAAAGTTGAAGGAAGAAGGTTACAAATTGAAAATGTTTAGAGGGGAAAACCTTCTTGAGGCCTTTTGGGCCCGTGATTTCGGCACCTTGTGGAATTCTCTCAAAAGACTTATCATTCCTCTATTTTTTACGGACCGTACTAATTCTATTGTTATGACAGTAGGGATTTTTCTTTTGATGGGTTTTCCTTTTCTAGTAATACTGTATTCTGTTCTAGTGTTAGTATTAAACCCTGAGCCAAACTTATCAGTTTATTTGCTGTTAGGATTCTCTATTGCATGCGTAGTCAGTATTTTTATAGTTAACTATTACCAATTAAAGAAAGCTAATACTCACAATACACTCTATTTTCTTGGAGCACCTATAGGCTGTCTCATCGTTTCTTTCTCCTTTATGTGGTCAATACTGATTTCTAAAAATAATGCAAAAATTACATGGAGAGATAGGGAATATAACTATAACAACGGCCTTAATTTTTGA
- a CDS encoding CBS domain-containing protein, whose translation MLPRLDYIKQARLKLGVTQKKLAILCGISTSMVNQIESGRCKPSYDTAKRIFEILLSMESDASIKAGNICNRNLITIQSEESLSAAILKMRDHSISQMPVFNGGRLVGILTEDDLAKIMIENNDRDIHLVKVGTVMEPPPPLVDESTPAKALVSLVRFAKCVLVSEKGNVVGIITLTDTLKIVELS comes from the coding sequence ATGCTGCCTAGACTTGATTATATCAAGCAAGCTCGATTAAAATTGGGTGTAACACAAAAAAAATTGGCAATTCTGTGTGGAATAAGCACATCAATGGTGAATCAAATTGAGTCGGGTAGGTGCAAACCGAGCTATGACACAGCCAAACGAATTTTTGAGATTCTTTTATCAATGGAATCTGATGCCTCCATAAAAGCAGGAAATATATGCAATAGAAATCTTATTACGATTCAAAGCGAAGAATCACTCAGCGCTGCGATTCTCAAAATGCGAGACCACAGTATCAGTCAGATGCCTGTTTTTAATGGGGGTAGATTAGTAGGGATTTTGACAGAGGATGATTTGGCAAAAATCATGATAGAAAATAATGACAGGGATATTCATTTAGTAAAGGTCGGCACGGTAATGGAGCCTCCTCCTCCGCTTGTGGACGAATCCACTCCCGCGAAAGCCTTGGTCTCATTAGTGAGATTTGCAAAATGTGTTTTAGTAAGTGAAAAGGGTAACGTAGTTGGTATAATTACTCTTACAGATACCCTTAAAATAGTAGAATTAAGTTGA
- the purD gene encoding phosphoribosylamine--glycine ligase — translation MHGYENVLIVGSGGREHALGWKISQNEHIQRLIYANGNGGTGENVSIAPNDIEALAEYAKNNNCYTIVGPELPLSMGIVDVFSSFDLPIFGPTKSAAKLESSKEYSKNFMKKHSIPTSDFQVFSDYEKALDFIERIDYQAVIKADGLAAGKGVFVSNSKSEAIDSIDLLLNKKIFGESCNKIIIEKRVVGEELSMMAICDGNSFTMLDSCRDYKRAFDNDRGPNTGGMGSYSPVSEITEIEREYFAEKIFQPVINGMNSEGNPFKGFLYAGLMIEKHTGKPFVLEFNSRMGDPECQPLMMRMQSDLFQYIEAAENQALDSMKPIEWNKKFSVCVIMTSKGYPDKYETGYTIKGINNEYDPDLKVFHSGTKLNQNNELVTSGGRVLSVTSIGNTISDAIDKAYKQVYNISWGEDQQQFRKDIGTRALES, via the coding sequence ATGCACGGGTATGAGAATGTACTGATTGTAGGTTCTGGCGGTCGTGAACACGCATTAGGTTGGAAGATTTCTCAAAATGAGCATATCCAGAGATTAATATATGCTAATGGAAATGGGGGGACTGGCGAGAATGTGTCAATTGCTCCAAATGATATAGAAGCCTTAGCAGAATATGCAAAAAACAATAATTGCTATACAATCGTCGGACCTGAACTACCACTCTCTATGGGGATTGTTGATGTTTTTAGTTCATTTGATTTACCTATATTTGGTCCAACCAAAAGTGCTGCGAAGTTAGAGTCTAGCAAAGAGTATTCGAAGAATTTTATGAAGAAGCACTCAATACCTACCAGTGATTTTCAGGTTTTTAGCGACTATGAAAAAGCTTTAGACTTTATTGAACGAATTGATTACCAGGCAGTCATAAAGGCCGATGGACTAGCTGCTGGAAAAGGAGTATTCGTAAGCAATAGCAAATCTGAAGCAATAGATTCAATCGATTTGCTATTGAATAAGAAAATCTTTGGAGAATCATGTAATAAGATAATAATTGAAAAAAGAGTAGTGGGAGAAGAGTTGTCCATGATGGCGATTTGTGATGGCAACAGCTTTACTATGCTAGATTCATGTAGAGATTACAAAAGGGCATTTGACAATGATAGAGGACCCAATACAGGCGGTATGGGTAGTTATTCCCCCGTTTCTGAAATTACTGAAATAGAGAGAGAATATTTTGCAGAAAAAATATTCCAACCGGTAATCAATGGTATGAATAGTGAAGGCAATCCCTTTAAAGGGTTCCTCTATGCAGGATTAATGATCGAAAAACATACAGGAAAACCCTTTGTATTAGAATTTAACTCAAGAATGGGAGACCCAGAATGCCAGCCACTTATGATGAGAATGCAATCAGATCTTTTCCAATACATCGAGGCGGCTGAGAACCAAGCATTAGATTCAATGAAACCCATTGAATGGAACAAAAAGTTTTCAGTTTGCGTCATAATGACATCAAAGGGATATCCAGACAAATATGAAACTGGATATACTATTAAAGGAATCAACAATGAGTATGATCCAGACCTCAAAGTATTCCACTCGGGAACAAAATTGAATCAAAATAATGAACTTGTAACATCAGGTGGACGAGTTTTAAGTGTAACTTCTATCGGAAACACGATCAGTGATGCAATTGACAAAGCCTATAAACAGGTTTACAATATAAGTTGGGGTGAGGACCAACAACAGTTCAGAAAAGATATAGGAACAAGAGCACTTGAAAGTTAG
- a CDS encoding sulfide-dependent adenosine diphosphate thiazole synthase, which translates to MEKKIFADVSEKEITRSIASMFFETIQEYSDSDVIILGAGPAGLSAGREIAKKGIKTLIIEQNNYLGGGYWVGGYMMNPVTVRAPAQKVWDELGVPYRKVNDNLYAAWGPDACSKLISAACDSGVRFLQLTKFDDLVLKNKRVGGVVVNWMPVSALPRNITCVDPVAFESKIVIDATGHDSVAVKRLMQRGLVDWKGMNPMWVEGGEDGVVHSTGEVFPGLIAAGMSVTETFGLPRMGPTFGSMLLSGKKAAEVAIAKLKSPSISPKIKVKVK; encoded by the coding sequence ATGGAAAAAAAAATATTTGCTGATGTGAGTGAGAAAGAAATTACACGTTCCATAGCTTCAATGTTTTTTGAAACTATTCAAGAATATAGTGATTCAGATGTAATCATCCTAGGTGCAGGCCCTGCCGGTTTATCAGCCGGGAGAGAAATTGCAAAAAAAGGGATAAAAACTCTCATAATAGAACAAAATAATTATTTAGGTGGTGGTTATTGGGTAGGTGGCTATATGATGAACCCTGTAACGGTTAGAGCACCTGCTCAAAAAGTTTGGGATGAACTAGGTGTACCTTATCGTAAAGTAAATGATAATCTATATGCTGCTTGGGGTCCCGACGCTTGTTCAAAATTGATATCGGCTGCTTGCGATTCAGGCGTTAGATTTCTTCAACTCACAAAATTTGATGATTTAGTGCTAAAGAATAAAAGGGTAGGAGGAGTTGTGGTCAATTGGATGCCTGTTTCCGCATTACCTAGAAACATAACATGTGTTGACCCAGTAGCCTTTGAGAGTAAGATAGTAATCGATGCGACGGGTCACGATTCCGTTGCTGTAAAGAGGCTTATGCAAAGAGGATTGGTTGACTGGAAAGGCATGAATCCGATGTGGGTTGAAGGCGGAGAGGATGGAGTTGTACATTCCACGGGAGAGGTTTTCCCAGGCTTAATTGCAGCGGGAATGTCAGTAACTGAAACTTTTGGATTACCAAGAATGGGTCCAACATTCGGTTCGATGCTATTGTCAGGTAAAAAGGCTGCAGAAGTTGCAATCGCAAAGCTAAAATCCCCATCAATCTCACCAAAAATAAAAGTTAAAGTAAAATGA
- a CDS encoding 5-formyltetrahydrofolate cyclo-ligase, which yields MDKQGLRKQYLQRRKNLSSFDSFIKSWIIQDIIIGSDFYCNAKIIGLYYPIVNEVQTFRLMDDSLLNSKTVCLPAVVNDKLIFYKYNSRKELKMGKYNIMEPNSTDIEMNNLLDLIIVPGIVFDNVGNRIGYGKGYYDRLFASIPSDGLTIAGLGYNFQVHPDELEHFEHDAKMDILATEVGLKFF from the coding sequence ATGGATAAGCAAGGTCTAAGGAAGCAGTATTTGCAAAGAAGAAAGAATCTGTCATCGTTCGATTCTTTCATAAAGAGCTGGATTATTCAAGACATCATCATTGGCTCAGATTTCTACTGCAATGCAAAAATTATAGGACTGTATTATCCAATAGTAAACGAGGTACAGACTTTCAGACTTATGGATGACTCTTTATTGAATTCTAAAACTGTTTGTCTTCCTGCCGTTGTCAACGACAAATTAATTTTTTATAAATACAATTCAAGAAAAGAATTGAAGATGGGAAAATATAATATAATGGAACCAAATTCGACAGATATAGAAATGAATAACCTACTTGACTTGATAATAGTGCCGGGAATTGTATTTGACAATGTGGGCAATCGGATAGGCTACGGTAAAGGGTACTATGATAGACTGTTCGCGTCAATACCGTCTGATGGTTTAACTATAGCTGGTTTGGGTTACAATTTTCAGGTTCACCCAGACGAATTAGAACATTTTGAACATGACGCGAAAATGGATATTCTGGCCACCGAAGTCGGACTTAAATTTTTTTGA
- a CDS encoding metallophosphoesterase, giving the protein MSSRCVPIYPYPVLFVETVDCRKFLTISDVHIGCEDRFKRAGVSIDSRENVRELKDILITIQARTGISNLIILGDLKSSTNVISKSEWDNVPYFIQSLINKFTIYLVPGNHDGNINQLLPMNVNLMLVKGMQLDDILFIHGHTVPRITPNLNKIIAGHLHPILKKEGSIINGKKVWVKIHLTKGDSKSNDKNSNLVRNVELILVPHFNKVLDFFVSSQSRKLAPNKMSKLPFLDTMLNKQNWKIHNAYIYTLDGSLVGSGDDLNNLLY; this is encoded by the coding sequence ATGAGTAGCAGATGTGTTCCGATATATCCTTATCCTGTCCTATTTGTAGAGACTGTTGATTGTAGAAAATTTCTTACAATTTCTGATGTGCATATTGGTTGTGAAGATAGGTTCAAACGTGCTGGTGTAAGTATCGACTCTAGAGAAAATGTAAGAGAATTGAAAGATATCTTGATAACAATTCAGGCAAGGACGGGGATCAGTAATTTGATTATTTTAGGGGATCTAAAATCATCAACAAATGTAATTTCAAAATCTGAGTGGGATAACGTTCCTTATTTTATACAATCTCTGATAAACAAATTTACCATATATTTAGTTCCTGGAAACCATGATGGAAATATTAATCAGCTATTGCCAATGAATGTTAATTTGATGTTGGTAAAGGGGATGCAACTTGACGATATCCTATTTATTCACGGTCACACGGTCCCCAGGATAACACCTAATTTGAACAAGATAATTGCAGGTCATTTGCATCCTATTTTAAAAAAAGAAGGGAGCATAATTAACGGTAAAAAAGTTTGGGTCAAAATTCACCTTACAAAAGGTGATTCAAAATCAAATGATAAAAACAGTAATTTGGTAAGGAACGTAGAATTGATACTTGTACCTCATTTTAACAAAGTTCTCGATTTTTTTGTCAGCTCACAAAGCAGAAAACTAGCACCAAATAAGATGTCAAAATTGCCCTTTTTGGATACTATGTTAAATAAACAGAATTGGAAAATTCATAATGCATATATTTATACTTTGGACGGTTCTTTGGTTGGATCAGGCGATGATCTGAACAATTTGCTCTATTAA
- the carA gene encoding glutamine-hydrolyzing carbamoyl-phosphate synthase small subunit has product MLQDGSVFEGMGFGFPTNMSGEIVFNTGMVGYTETLTDPSYKGQILCFTYPSIGNYGVPSMDNLDEFGLPRYFESERIQTSGIIVNNLSNVSSHWTCVRTLDQWMYDERIPGITNVDTRELTKKIRSHGVMSGKLVMDASESLNDVKFEYDSHNFMPEVSISEPKFYGNSKNDKKIVLIDTGTKYSIIRNLLKLGFSVVRLPWNSTIKDVLSYSPIGVVISNGPGDPIICKETISTASEIIENSIPTLGICLGNQILALAGGARTHKLKFGHRGQNKSCLDLNSKITLITSQNHGYGVELDSLQNTDFEVWFKNIDDNTVEGIQHKNKPIIAVQFHPEASPGPDDCIYVFEKFRELVTKQDF; this is encoded by the coding sequence ATTCTCCAAGACGGCTCAGTTTTTGAGGGGATGGGATTTGGTTTTCCGACTAACATGTCAGGTGAAATTGTATTTAATACGGGTATGGTAGGTTACACGGAAACGTTGACAGATCCTTCTTATAAGGGGCAGATTCTTTGTTTTACTTATCCCTCAATTGGTAATTACGGAGTGCCCTCAATGGATAACTTAGACGAATTTGGATTACCAAGGTATTTTGAATCCGAGCGGATTCAAACAAGTGGAATAATTGTCAATAACTTGTCAAATGTATCTAGTCATTGGACTTGTGTCAGAACATTGGATCAGTGGATGTATGATGAAAGAATTCCGGGAATTACAAACGTGGACACTCGGGAATTGACAAAAAAAATCCGTTCTCATGGAGTTATGAGTGGTAAATTGGTTATGGATGCATCAGAGTCCTTAAATGACGTTAAATTTGAATATGATTCTCATAATTTTATGCCAGAGGTTTCAATCTCTGAGCCAAAGTTTTATGGTAATAGTAAAAATGATAAGAAGATAGTACTCATTGATACTGGGACTAAATATAGCATAATCAGGAACTTGCTTAAGTTGGGGTTTAGCGTAGTGCGTCTTCCTTGGAATTCAACAATAAAAGATGTCCTTTCTTACAGCCCTATTGGGGTGGTAATTAGCAATGGTCCTGGGGATCCAATTATTTGTAAAGAAACCATATCAACAGCTTCAGAAATCATAGAAAATTCAATCCCAACATTAGGTATATGTTTAGGGAACCAGATCCTCGCATTGGCGGGAGGAGCAAGAACTCATAAGCTAAAATTTGGACATCGAGGACAAAACAAGAGTTGCTTGGATTTAAATTCAAAAATTACTCTTATTACTAGTCAAAATCATGGTTACGGAGTGGAGTTAGATAGCTTACAGAATACTGATTTTGAGGTCTGGTTTAAAAATATAGATGACAATACTGTTGAAGGTATACAACATAAGAATAAGCCTATCATTGCTGTACAGTTTCACCCCGAGGCCTCGCCAGGTCCTGATGATTGCATATATGTTTTCGAAAAATTCAGGGAATTAGTTACAAAGCAGGATTTTTAA
- a CDS encoding DedA family protein, producing the protein MEFINIITSLVSTYGYFGLFVAAFAETIFPPIPSEVIFPLAGFVGFKSNFSYFETFIMAVCGAIGATIGAVLIYFISLKIGRLAIIKIGKYVFVSERKIESAEKWFERYGVYAVFLGRMAPGIRELISVPAGIAKMPLGKFTLFTFLGSLVWSTALVFSGYFLGNSWDKLSESLSVYFPLLSAIIIGVLAGVIVLYLGIRRKRKSQAKTK; encoded by the coding sequence GTGGAGTTCATTAATATTATTACCTCTCTTGTTTCTACGTATGGATACTTTGGACTTTTCGTAGCTGCGTTTGCAGAAACCATTTTTCCACCAATACCGAGTGAAGTTATTTTTCCGTTGGCTGGATTTGTGGGATTTAAGTCTAATTTTAGTTATTTTGAAACTTTTATCATGGCTGTTTGTGGTGCGATAGGCGCAACAATTGGAGCGGTCTTAATTTACTTTATCTCATTAAAAATCGGAAGATTGGCTATCATAAAGATTGGAAAATACGTATTTGTAAGTGAAAGAAAAATTGAATCAGCTGAAAAGTGGTTTGAGAGGTATGGAGTATATGCCGTTTTCCTAGGTAGGATGGCACCTGGAATACGTGAACTAATTAGTGTTCCTGCAGGTATTGCTAAGATGCCCCTTGGTAAATTTACTCTTTTTACATTTCTTGGTTCATTAGTTTGGAGTACTGCCTTAGTCTTTTCTGGATATTTTTTGGGCAATTCTTGGGATAAGCTATCTGAATCATTATCTGTATATTTTCCTCTATTGTCTGCAATAATTATTGGGGTTTTAGCGGGTGTAATTGTGCTTTATCTGGGAATAAGAAGGAAACGAAAGTCCCAGGCTAAAACTAAATAA
- a CDS encoding DHH family phosphoesterase — MNVIIVSHESDVDGVFSASMVLMRYPQAKILFTSYGIENFERISELIYREIIEKAGHGLLVFCDLGLNKEILPLMSEVFEFVRSNNWSILWLDHHPWTDKALELFGEDIVEDRKLILDTSGDKCASELVYEFFLKGNIIAKDLAVIAHTSDFLIRDQFLPPLSELIVYYKTFPNFYPRLTNLSLKISKGTLWDTEMQEEYRIFSNLRDESKTESWKKLRELNLENGIRMMVIPAGPYIQTSLFSEEIFQKTNADIIFFLTKDGKVSIRRSNPILKCNDIAAELLEGGGHKYAAGGRVRSDPLDMNLVIIELKNAVVNSLKK, encoded by the coding sequence TTGAATGTCATTATAGTTTCACATGAGTCTGATGTGGATGGGGTTTTTTCAGCCTCGATGGTTCTCATGCGCTATCCTCAGGCAAAGATTTTATTCACGTCTTACGGGATAGAGAATTTCGAAAGAATTTCTGAGTTAATCTATAGGGAAATAATTGAAAAGGCTGGTCATGGCCTCTTGGTTTTTTGCGATCTGGGGTTAAATAAGGAAATTTTACCCTTAATGTCTGAGGTATTTGAATTTGTTCGTTCCAACAATTGGTCAATTCTATGGCTAGATCATCACCCTTGGACCGATAAAGCACTAGAGTTGTTTGGTGAGGACATCGTCGAAGATAGGAAGTTGATTCTAGATACGTCTGGAGATAAATGTGCATCTGAGCTGGTGTATGAATTCTTCCTAAAAGGTAACATAATAGCAAAGGATTTGGCCGTGATTGCACATACATCAGATTTCCTAATTAGAGACCAATTTTTACCCCCTTTATCTGAACTCATAGTCTATTACAAAACATTCCCCAATTTTTATCCCAGACTTACAAACCTTTCTCTAAAAATATCTAAAGGGACGTTATGGGATACTGAGATGCAGGAAGAATATAGAATATTTTCAAATCTTCGAGATGAATCAAAGACAGAGTCGTGGAAGAAACTACGAGAGCTGAATCTAGAAAATGGCATTAGAATGATGGTTATACCAGCCGGCCCATATATCCAGACTAGTTTATTCTCTGAAGAAATTTTTCAAAAAACCAATGCAGATATTATTTTTTTTCTAACAAAAGACGGAAAAGTCAGCATACGTAGAAGCAATCCCATTTTAAAATGCAATGACATAGCTGCAGAACTCTTAGAAGGTGGGGGACACAAATATGCCGCAGGGGGAAGAGTAAGATCAGACCCATTAGATATGAATTTAGTAATCATTGAGCTTAAAAATGCAGTCGTAAATTCGTTAAAGAAATAA